The following proteins are co-located in the Spirosoma montaniterrae genome:
- a CDS encoding inositol monophosphatase family protein, with the protein MTHDLAQLTDSICTIARHAGAFLMAERAKFQRDAIEYKGLNNLVSYVDKETEKQLVARLHDLLPEAGFITEEGTTGTTADQTALNWIIDPLDGTANFIHGLPVFSVSIGLAQGKTPIAGVVYDPNRDECFSAWQNGGAYCNGQKISVSPAQLLGESLIATGFPYYKFEEMSVYLRILEDLMQRTHGLRRLGSAAIDLAYVAAGRFEAFYEYNLNSWDMAAGVLLVREAGGIVTDFEGGNEFLFRGDVIAGCGMQPELLAAIQEFWI; encoded by the coding sequence ATGACCCACGATTTAGCCCAGCTTACCGACAGTATCTGCACCATTGCCCGCCATGCCGGGGCGTTTCTGATGGCCGAACGCGCCAAATTTCAGCGCGACGCCATCGAATACAAAGGGCTGAACAACTTAGTTTCTTACGTCGATAAAGAAACCGAAAAACAGTTGGTAGCCCGCCTGCACGACCTGCTGCCTGAAGCCGGGTTTATTACCGAAGAAGGCACCACCGGCACCACTGCCGACCAAACGGCCCTGAACTGGATCATCGACCCACTCGACGGTACGGCCAACTTCATTCACGGCCTGCCCGTATTCTCGGTTAGTATCGGGCTGGCGCAGGGCAAAACGCCCATTGCCGGCGTGGTGTATGACCCCAACCGCGACGAATGTTTTTCGGCCTGGCAGAACGGGGGAGCGTATTGCAACGGACAGAAAATCAGCGTATCACCCGCGCAGTTGCTGGGCGAGAGCCTTATTGCAACGGGTTTTCCGTATTATAAATTCGAGGAAATGTCGGTCTATCTGCGTATTCTGGAAGACCTCATGCAGCGAACGCACGGCCTGCGTCGGTTAGGGTCGGCGGCTATCGATCTGGCGTATGTGGCCGCCGGGCGTTTCGAGGCTTTTTACGAATATAACCTTAACTCGTGGGATATGGCGGCTGGCGTGTTGCTCGTGCGTGAAGCCGGTGGTATCGTCACTGACTTCGAGGGTGGCAACGAGTTTCTGTTCCGGGGCGACGTAATTGCCGGTTGTGGAATGCAACCCGAACTGCTGGCAGCTATTCAGGAATTTTGGATATAA
- a CDS encoding YfiT family bacillithiol transferase, whose amino-acid sequence MQNIDALRYPIGEFVYGQSYTPEQTEQHVAAIASFPIKLTELAGKWGDDRLDTPYRPDGWTVRQLVHHIADSHMNGYIRTKLALTETNPTIKPYEEGDWAKLPDSLLDIALSLVILRNLHQRWATVLGSLSENELQRTFFHPGSQVTYTLAEQVAHYAWHGEHHYQHIYRLAQRNGWA is encoded by the coding sequence ATGCAAAATATCGACGCCCTCCGTTATCCCATTGGCGAATTTGTTTACGGCCAGTCGTATACACCCGAACAAACCGAGCAGCACGTCGCAGCCATTGCCAGTTTTCCGATAAAACTAACTGAACTCGCAGGTAAATGGGGTGATGACCGGCTCGACACGCCCTACCGACCCGACGGCTGGACGGTGCGGCAGTTGGTGCACCATATCGCCGACAGCCACATGAACGGCTATATCCGCACCAAACTGGCCTTAACCGAAACAAATCCAACCATCAAACCCTACGAAGAAGGTGACTGGGCGAAACTGCCCGATTCGTTGCTCGACATTGCTCTATCATTAGTCATTCTGCGGAATCTGCACCAACGCTGGGCCACTGTGCTGGGTTCTCTTTCTGAAAATGAGTTGCAACGTACCTTCTTTCATCCGGGTAGTCAGGTCACGTACACGCTTGCCGAACAGGTTGCCCATTACGCGTGGCACGGCGAACACCACTACCAGCATATCTACCGACTGGCGCAACGGAACGGATGGGCCTGA
- a CDS encoding nuclear transport factor 2 family protein, which produces MKFLFISLALVSTLLTARAQSSAAETEVMNAEKARFAAQVKKDYPTLDKLIGDDLYYQHSNGEIDTKASFIQGIKDGKRNYDDIKIEESKVRLYENTAIINAVCIYYRKDKDGNPNDLHLRYTDVWVKRKGGWQMVTWQSFKLP; this is translated from the coding sequence ATGAAATTCCTTTTCATTAGCCTTGCGCTGGTCAGTACCCTGCTGACGGCGCGTGCTCAATCGTCTGCCGCTGAAACTGAGGTAATGAACGCCGAAAAAGCCCGCTTTGCCGCCCAGGTAAAAAAAGACTACCCCACGCTCGACAAACTCATCGGCGACGATCTGTATTACCAGCATTCTAACGGCGAAATCGATACTAAAGCCTCGTTTATTCAGGGCATCAAAGACGGAAAGCGCAACTACGACGATATTAAAATCGAAGAATCGAAGGTGCGACTCTACGAGAACACGGCCATTATCAACGCCGTCTGCATATATTATCGCAAAGACAAGGATGGCAACCCCAACGACCTGCACCTGCGCTACACCGACGTGTGGGTGAAACGCAAGGGCGGCTGGCAGATGGTGACGTGGCAATCGTTTAAGCTACCATGA
- a CDS encoding vWA domain-containing protein, whose protein sequence is MILRRTSLSHNIVAFCRFLRANGLGVGPDEEATALLALAQVDLADREGFRLALRTALCRQVRDLEPFDRLFAQYWKELETAVDAKTKDDPNKRQQQKPKPGPDFNQLKSWLYGNKPSEETEITTYSTLESVSRQDFSLVSADDLAEVMQRIRELSLTMARRANRRYRKTHAPRRFDLPRTLRKNLRRGGEILDIAYRKPRKNHLNVVVLADVSQSMSLYSTFLIQFLYAFQTVYRRIETFVFSTHLHRVTPALRNQPFGEALHELSANATGWGGGTRIGASLRQFTDEYLNLVDRHTVVIILSDGWDTGDVAVLAESLAHIKAKARKLVWLNPLAGNPAFRPTVSGMEAALPFLDGFAPVHNVESLRTLEKWL, encoded by the coding sequence ATGATCCTCCGCCGAACTTCGCTTTCGCACAATATCGTGGCGTTTTGCCGGTTTCTGCGGGCTAATGGGCTGGGCGTGGGGCCCGACGAAGAGGCAACGGCCCTGCTCGCGCTGGCGCAGGTCGATCTGGCCGACCGCGAGGGGTTTCGGCTGGCGTTGCGAACGGCCCTGTGCCGGCAGGTGCGCGACCTCGAACCGTTCGACCGGCTGTTTGCGCAATACTGGAAAGAACTCGAAACGGCGGTCGACGCCAAAACCAAAGACGACCCCAATAAACGGCAGCAACAGAAACCCAAACCCGGCCCCGATTTCAATCAACTCAAGTCGTGGCTGTATGGAAATAAACCCAGCGAAGAAACCGAGATTACGACCTACTCGACGCTCGAAAGCGTAAGTCGGCAGGATTTCTCGCTGGTATCTGCTGATGACCTGGCCGAGGTAATGCAGCGCATCCGCGAACTGTCGCTGACGATGGCCCGACGTGCCAACCGACGCTACCGCAAAACCCACGCCCCGCGCCGGTTCGATCTGCCCCGTACACTCCGCAAAAACCTCCGGCGCGGGGGCGAAATTCTTGACATTGCCTACCGTAAACCGCGCAAAAATCACCTCAACGTAGTCGTGCTGGCCGATGTTAGTCAGTCAATGAGTCTCTACAGCACGTTCCTGATCCAGTTTCTGTATGCTTTCCAGACGGTGTACCGGCGTATCGAAACGTTTGTGTTCAGCACGCACCTGCACCGCGTAACGCCCGCGCTCAGAAACCAACCATTTGGTGAAGCACTGCACGAACTGTCGGCCAATGCCACAGGATGGGGGGGCGGCACCCGCATCGGAGCATCGCTGCGGCAGTTTACCGACGAGTACCTAAACCTTGTTGACCGCCACACGGTAGTCATTATTCTGAGCGATGGCTGGGATACCGGCGACGTAGCGGTGCTGGCCGAAAGCCTGGCGCATATTAAAGCTAAAGCCCGTAAACTGGTCTGGCTCAATCCGTTGGCGGGTAATCCTGCGTTCAGGCCAACCGTGTCGGGCATGGAAGCTGCGTTGCCGTTTCTCGATGGTTTCGCCCCCGTACACAACGTTGAAAGCCTACGAACGCTGGAGAAGTGGCTATGA
- a CDS encoding fumarylacetoacetate hydrolase family protein, translating to MKIICVGRNYVDHIRELNNEQPDDPVIFLKPETAIPLRNEPFFYPDFSQDVHHEVEILVKINRVGKNIDEKFAHKYYDEIGVGIDFTARDVQSKLKAKGLPWELAKSFNSSAPMSGFVPKTDFADLHNLNFRLEVNGETRQQGNTSLMLFKIDYLISFVSRYFMLQQGDVLFTGTPKGVSPVQIGDRLAAYIEDRKMLEIDVK from the coding sequence ATGAAAATTATTTGCGTTGGTCGCAACTACGTCGATCATATTCGGGAACTGAACAACGAACAACCCGACGACCCGGTTATTTTTCTGAAACCCGAAACGGCCATTCCGTTACGAAACGAGCCGTTTTTCTACCCCGACTTTTCGCAGGACGTGCACCACGAGGTCGAGATTCTGGTAAAAATCAACCGCGTAGGCAAAAACATCGACGAGAAGTTTGCCCACAAATACTACGATGAAATCGGTGTTGGCATCGACTTCACGGCCCGCGACGTGCAGAGCAAGCTGAAAGCAAAGGGCTTGCCGTGGGAGTTGGCAAAGAGTTTCAACAGTTCGGCCCCGATGTCGGGCTTCGTGCCTAAAACCGATTTTGCCGATTTACACAATCTGAATTTCCGGCTGGAAGTCAACGGCGAAACCCGGCAGCAGGGCAATACCAGCCTGATGCTGTTTAAAATCGACTACCTGATCTCATTCGTGTCGCGCTACTTCATGTTGCAACAGGGCGACGTGTTGTTTACGGGCACTCCCAAAGGCGTTAGCCCCGTGCAAATCGGCGACCGGCTGGCAGCTTACATCGAAGACCGAAAAATGCTGGAGATCGACGTGAAGTAG
- a CDS encoding M48 family metallopeptidase: protein MKRILTATLFVALIIGCQKVPLTGRNQLTVVPNSTLLPLSFQNYQQVLDTSRVVRGGAQAEMVQRVGGRLRQAMEQYMTSNGYGDRLSGYQWEFALIESPQINAWCMPGGKVAFYTGILPYTQNEAGAAAVMGHEISHAIAEHGRERMSEGVIANGLLSGGQLVLGTLSTPQRQQTNMLLLQAAGVAYQFGRQLPHSRAQESEADKLGLIFMAMAGYDPQEAVSFWGRMAQAGGGRKPPEFLSTHPSDQRRIADLKKQLPEAMKYYRRG, encoded by the coding sequence ATGAAGAGAATCCTCACAGCAACGCTATTTGTTGCGTTGATAATTGGCTGTCAGAAAGTCCCCCTGACAGGGCGCAATCAATTAACGGTTGTTCCCAACAGCACATTATTGCCACTAAGCTTTCAGAATTATCAGCAGGTACTCGACACCAGCCGAGTGGTTCGGGGTGGGGCACAGGCCGAGATGGTACAGCGCGTAGGTGGTCGGCTCCGGCAAGCTATGGAACAGTACATGACATCCAACGGCTACGGCGACCGGCTGAGCGGCTACCAATGGGAGTTTGCCCTTATTGAGAGTCCGCAGATCAACGCCTGGTGTATGCCTGGCGGCAAAGTGGCTTTCTATACGGGCATTCTGCCGTACACGCAAAACGAAGCCGGAGCGGCTGCCGTAATGGGCCACGAAATTTCGCACGCTATTGCCGAGCATGGCCGCGAACGTATGAGCGAAGGGGTTATTGCCAATGGCCTCCTATCGGGGGGGCAGTTGGTGCTGGGTACGCTCTCGACACCGCAGCGGCAACAAACCAATATGCTGTTGTTGCAAGCTGCCGGCGTAGCGTATCAGTTTGGGCGGCAACTGCCCCACAGCCGGGCACAGGAATCGGAAGCCGACAAATTAGGTTTGATTTTTATGGCGATGGCGGGCTACGACCCGCAGGAAGCCGTTAGTTTCTGGGGGCGTATGGCGCAGGCCGGAGGAGGCCGCAAACCACCTGAATTTCTCTCGACGCACCCATCTGACCAACGCCGTATTGCTGACCTGAAGAAGCAACTACCCGAAGCCATGAAATACTACCGGCGCGGATAA
- the arr gene encoding NAD(+)--rifampin ADP-ribosyltransferase: MKQNKDELKSARQGATPFAQTYFHGTKADLMVGDLIDVGFNSNYGQRKNAKYIFLTATLDAAIWGAELAFGDGREKIYLVEPIGAIEDDPDLTDKKFPGNPTKSYRSTHPFKVVGEVTSWQGHPPEQVKTMKEHLEQLKEQGIDSLND; this comes from the coding sequence ATGAAACAAAACAAAGACGAACTCAAATCAGCCAGACAAGGGGCAACTCCTTTCGCTCAGACATATTTTCACGGAACAAAAGCAGACCTTATGGTTGGCGACCTGATCGACGTTGGTTTCAACTCGAACTACGGACAAAGAAAAAATGCGAAATATATTTTTCTAACAGCAACATTGGATGCCGCTATCTGGGGTGCTGAACTTGCCTTCGGAGACGGACGAGAAAAAATCTATTTAGTAGAACCAATAGGAGCCATTGAAGATGACCCTGATTTGACAGATAAAAAATTCCCAGGTAACCCAACAAAATCGTATCGGTCAACCCATCCGTTTAAAGTTGTCGGAGAAGTGACGAGTTGGCAAGGGCACCCGCCCGAGCAAGTTAAAACAATGAAAGAACATCTTGAACAACTTAAAGAACAGGGCATTGACTCGCTAAACGATTAA
- a CDS encoding M23 family metallopeptidase: MPGAANSLSGGLGDLRTNHFHAGLDIRTGGREGLDVYAAADGYISRIAVFTGGYGNVLFIRHPNGMTTVYGHLRNLNDSLGTYLRQQQYDRKTFEIDLRPAPGQFPVKRGDIIAASGNTGGSGGPHLHFEIRDARDNLINPLLYGFSEIRDDVPPYFERVALKTMTPTSRINGEYQRVSYAPTRRADGSYVISQPITASGLIGLEVLAYDKTSGSPYRNGISCLEIRLDGQEVFAYNMNSFPHEQTRFMNVHENYEVEQITGQRYHRAYIADGNILNLYKLQSNAAYRGRLPLLDGQPHEVTLTLYDAYEHATRLTFTLLPEPAATATARPDSVQLQTVDEEIPETEPVSDPSATITTDENVLKISVKHVSLTNPPVAKLISGRTVTEQPVSYVRTNVALYLIDLRRTLPDSVQFGRSVVRTFFKKRIIPGRAETLVDGNTRLDFGPKTVFDTLHLAVRPLPGGGLEINQSTIPLNDALTIQYAPNYPIAIDTARTKAYWTSGGRESFLGGTWRNGRIEFKTRTLGQFRLMTDATPPRVEILGATPKGISARIRDDLSGIADFRALVNGEWVLMQYDYKRALLWSDKLDPAVDFENGAEVLVQVKDRCGNIGSDSTTVETPRPPVRKKAPARKRKRR, translated from the coding sequence ATGCCCGGCGCGGCCAACTCGCTGTCGGGCGGGTTAGGCGATTTGCGGACGAATCACTTCCATGCTGGCTTAGACATTCGGACGGGCGGACGCGAGGGGCTGGACGTGTACGCTGCTGCTGATGGGTACATCTCACGCATTGCCGTATTCACGGGTGGCTACGGCAACGTGCTGTTTATCAGGCATCCCAACGGAATGACCACCGTATACGGCCACCTGCGCAACCTCAACGATTCCCTCGGCACCTACCTCCGTCAGCAACAGTACGACCGCAAAACGTTTGAGATCGATTTACGGCCCGCACCGGGTCAGTTTCCGGTAAAACGGGGCGACATCATCGCGGCATCGGGCAATACGGGGGGGTCGGGTGGGCCGCACCTGCACTTCGAGATTCGTGATGCACGAGACAACCTGATTAATCCACTGCTCTACGGCTTTTCAGAAATCCGCGACGACGTGCCGCCCTATTTCGAGCGGGTTGCGCTGAAGACCATGACGCCCACGTCACGCATTAACGGCGAGTATCAGCGCGTCAGCTACGCACCCACGCGCCGGGCCGATGGCAGCTACGTGATTTCGCAACCCATCACGGCGTCGGGCCTGATTGGGCTGGAGGTACTGGCCTATGATAAAACCAGCGGCTCGCCTTATCGGAACGGCATTAGTTGCTTGGAAATCAGGCTCGACGGACAAGAGGTATTCGCGTATAACATGAACAGTTTTCCGCACGAACAAACGCGGTTCATGAACGTACACGAGAACTACGAAGTGGAGCAGATAACCGGGCAACGCTATCACCGCGCCTACATCGCCGATGGTAATATTCTGAATCTCTACAAGCTGCAAAGCAACGCAGCCTACCGAGGCCGGTTGCCACTCTTAGACGGGCAGCCACACGAAGTTACGCTGACGCTGTACGACGCCTATGAACATGCCACCCGACTCACGTTTACGCTGCTGCCCGAACCTGCTGCTACAGCTACAGCCCGGCCCGACTCGGTTCAGTTACAGACAGTCGATGAAGAGATTCCCGAAACCGAACCGGTCAGCGACCCATCAGCTACGATTACAACTGACGAGAACGTACTGAAAATCAGCGTCAAGCATGTATCGCTGACCAACCCGCCCGTGGCAAAACTGATTAGCGGACGCACCGTAACCGAGCAGCCGGTTAGTTATGTGCGCACTAATGTAGCCCTTTATCTTATAGATTTGCGCCGGACATTGCCCGATTCGGTGCAGTTTGGCCGGAGCGTTGTCCGAACGTTCTTTAAAAAACGAATTATACCGGGCCGGGCCGAAACGCTCGTTGATGGGAATACCCGGCTGGATTTCGGCCCAAAAACGGTGTTCGATACACTCCATCTGGCCGTTAGACCGCTGCCGGGAGGTGGGCTGGAGATTAATCAGTCAACCATTCCACTCAACGATGCCCTAACGATTCAGTATGCTCCCAACTACCCAATTGCCATCGACACGGCCCGCACCAAAGCCTACTGGACAAGTGGCGGGCGAGAAAGTTTTCTGGGTGGCACATGGCGCAACGGGCGCATTGAATTTAAAACCCGCACATTGGGTCAGTTCCGGCTCATGACCGACGCCACCCCGCCCAGAGTTGAAATTTTGGGCGCAACCCCGAAAGGAATTTCGGCCCGAATCCGCGATGATTTGTCGGGCATTGCCGATTTTCGGGCGTTGGTCAACGGCGAGTGGGTACTGATGCAGTATGATTATAAGCGGGCGTTGCTTTGGTCGGATAAGCTCGACCCCGCCGTTGATTTTGAAAACGGGGCTGAAGTGCTGGTGCAGGTTAAAGACCGTTGCGGCAACATCGGTTCCGACAGCACAACTGTAGAAACACCCCGCCCGCCCGTTCGGAAGAAGGCACCGGCACGAAAGCGAAAAAGACGTTAA
- the purL gene encoding phosphoribosylformylglycinamidine synthase subunit PurL, with translation MDATESLPTLDTARKLGLLPDEFDRIQEILGRRPNFTELSIFSVMWSEHCSYKNSIVWLKTLPRDGDRMLAKAGEENAGLVDIGDGLACSFKIESHNHPSALEPYQGAATGVGGINRDIFTMGARPIAQLNSLRFGDLTLAKTKRLLRGVVKGIGDYGNAFGIPTVGGELYFDDCYNTNPLVNAFSAGIVKVGNVAKATSYGVGNPVFIVGSATGKDGIHGATFASEDISAASTDKLPAVQVGDPFMEKLLLEATLEIIATGYVIGIQDMGAAGIICSTSEMSAKGEHGMVIDLDKVPTRQPNMQPFEILLSESQERMLVVIEKGKEHIIQQIFDKWDLNCAQIGEVTAPGPDGIGRLHFYRYGELVADVPAHDLVLGGGAPQYHREYREPAYIKEFSTFDIADVDDLDTDELPDVARHLLSHPNICSRRWVYEQYDSMVGTANRSTNAPSDAAVVRIKTPETGLSNKSIVITVDCNSRYVNANPRRGAMIAVAEAARNIVCSGGEPLAVTNNLNFGNPYVPEVYWHFVEAVQGMGEACRRFSTPVTGGNVSFYNQSSDDGPVFPTPTIGMLGLMDDPSHQMTLNFKNEGDVIFLVGPSANDIASSEYLYSYRGIKASPAPVFDFGDEWQVQEGIKTMIRNGWLQSAHDVSDGGLFVTLAESAMAGGTGFSIQTDDRYRTDAFLFGESQSRVVISVAPEFVNEVESYLTEGTPFVKLGTVTTHDFVVDGTAVLTTAEAKNLYDNALGRIMA, from the coding sequence ATGGACGCTACCGAATCCCTCCCCACGCTTGATACCGCCCGCAAACTGGGCCTGCTTCCCGACGAGTTTGACCGCATTCAGGAAATTTTAGGTCGTCGGCCCAACTTTACCGAACTGAGCATTTTCTCGGTGATGTGGTCGGAACACTGCTCGTACAAAAACTCGATTGTCTGGCTCAAAACCTTGCCCCGCGATGGTGACCGGATGCTGGCGAAGGCGGGCGAAGAAAACGCCGGATTGGTCGATATTGGCGATGGACTGGCTTGCTCATTCAAAATAGAATCACACAACCACCCGTCGGCACTCGAACCTTATCAGGGCGCGGCAACGGGTGTAGGCGGCATCAACCGCGATATTTTTACGATGGGTGCCCGGCCTATTGCCCAACTGAACTCGCTGCGGTTTGGCGATTTGACACTGGCAAAAACCAAGCGGCTGCTGCGGGGCGTGGTAAAAGGCATTGGCGATTATGGTAACGCCTTCGGTATTCCGACCGTTGGGGGCGAGTTGTATTTCGATGACTGCTACAACACCAATCCGCTCGTAAACGCCTTTTCGGCGGGTATCGTAAAAGTTGGAAACGTAGCGAAGGCTACAAGCTACGGCGTTGGTAATCCGGTGTTTATCGTTGGGTCGGCAACGGGAAAAGACGGCATTCACGGAGCTACGTTTGCGTCGGAGGATATTTCAGCAGCCTCGACCGACAAGTTGCCCGCCGTGCAGGTCGGCGATCCGTTCATGGAAAAACTCCTGCTCGAAGCTACGCTCGAAATCATCGCAACGGGCTATGTAATTGGTATTCAGGACATGGGCGCGGCTGGTATCATCTGCTCGACTTCGGAGATGAGCGCGAAAGGTGAGCATGGCATGGTAATCGACCTCGACAAAGTGCCAACGCGCCAGCCCAACATGCAGCCGTTCGAGATTCTGCTGTCGGAGTCGCAGGAGCGGATGCTGGTAGTGATTGAAAAAGGTAAAGAACACATCATTCAGCAGATTTTTGACAAGTGGGACCTCAACTGCGCCCAGATTGGTGAGGTAACGGCCCCCGGCCCCGACGGTATTGGCCGACTGCATTTTTACCGCTACGGCGAGTTGGTGGCCGACGTGCCTGCCCACGATCTCGTGCTGGGTGGTGGTGCGCCCCAATATCACCGCGAGTACCGCGAACCGGCTTATATCAAAGAGTTCTCAACATTCGACATCGCCGACGTTGACGACCTCGACACCGATGAACTGCCCGACGTAGCGCGGCACCTCCTGAGCCACCCGAATATCTGTTCGCGCAGATGGGTGTATGAGCAATACGACTCGATGGTTGGCACGGCCAACCGCAGCACCAACGCGCCATCCGACGCGGCAGTAGTGCGCATCAAAACCCCCGAAACGGGCCTGAGCAACAAATCGATTGTCATTACGGTCGACTGCAACAGTCGCTACGTAAACGCCAATCCGCGCCGGGGGGCTATGATTGCTGTAGCCGAAGCGGCCCGCAATATCGTCTGTAGCGGGGGCGAACCGCTGGCCGTCACCAACAACCTGAACTTTGGCAACCCCTACGTACCGGAAGTCTACTGGCATTTTGTGGAAGCCGTGCAGGGCATGGGCGAAGCCTGTCGCCGGTTCAGCACGCCAGTTACGGGCGGCAACGTCAGCTTTTATAACCAAAGCTCCGACGACGGACCGGTGTTCCCAACGCCCACTATCGGTATGCTTGGTCTGATGGACGACCCCAGCCACCAGATGACGCTCAACTTTAAAAACGAAGGCGATGTTATTTTCTTAGTCGGCCCGTCGGCCAACGACATTGCTTCGTCGGAGTATCTGTATTCGTACCGGGGCATCAAGGCTTCGCCCGCGCCTGTGTTCGATTTTGGCGATGAGTGGCAGGTGCAGGAAGGCATCAAAACCATGATTCGGAATGGCTGGCTGCAATCGGCGCACGACGTTTCGGACGGAGGTTTGTTCGTTACACTGGCCGAGTCGGCGATGGCGGGCGGCACAGGGTTTTCAATCCAGACAGATGACCGGTACAGAACCGATGCGTTTTTGTTCGGCGAAAGCCAGAGCCGTGTCGTGATTTCGGTAGCACCGGAGTTCGTAAACGAAGTGGAAAGCTACCTGACCGAAGGCACGCCATTCGTTAAACTCGGCACCGTTACGACCCACGACTTCGTCGTGGATGGCACTGCCGTGCTGACCACCGCTGAGGCCAAAAATCTGTACGACAACGCCTTAGGTCGAATTATGGCGTAA
- a CDS encoding Rpn family recombination-promoting nuclease/putative transposase, whose product MAENIHDKFFKENFSRHDIALAFVEEVFPASLLKKLKLETFALSNASYVDTTLEEYFADIVYSCRYDDEQSLEIAILFEHKSYKETYPHFQLLRYLLNSWEQARKQNQLPTLLIPIIIYHGKARWNYEPLRSYFGVVDDNLSRFVPDFEYLLFDISRHTDDEILGFRNRFLATSLFLMKHRENEQRLLAQRDRLFVWLEDISDLQTGSNYLQATLVYLFRNLDFRTKEFYQQLFSTPRNSQKAMSTYDYLIEEGRKEGRLEVVVAFLKMAYQQGIDITKFLNQDYGLPKEQVQVVVDKIKKGQL is encoded by the coding sequence ATGGCGGAAAATATTCACGACAAGTTTTTCAAAGAAAACTTTTCACGTCATGATATTGCGCTGGCATTTGTGGAAGAGGTGTTTCCTGCTTCATTGCTCAAAAAGCTAAAACTGGAAACATTTGCCTTAAGTAACGCATCATACGTTGATACAACGCTGGAAGAGTATTTCGCCGATATTGTTTATTCGTGTCGGTATGACGATGAACAATCGCTTGAAATAGCAATTTTGTTCGAGCATAAAAGCTATAAGGAAACATACCCGCATTTTCAACTGCTGCGTTATTTACTCAACAGTTGGGAACAGGCCCGCAAACAAAATCAGTTGCCAACGTTGCTGATTCCGATAATTATTTATCATGGCAAAGCTCGTTGGAACTATGAACCCTTGCGATCTTATTTTGGCGTGGTGGATGACAACCTGAGTCGGTTTGTGCCAGATTTTGAGTATTTGCTGTTTGATATTTCCCGCCATACTGATGATGAGATACTCGGTTTCAGAAATCGATTTCTGGCTACTTCATTATTTCTGATGAAACACAGGGAAAATGAGCAGCGATTGCTGGCTCAACGGGATCGACTATTTGTCTGGCTGGAAGATATATCAGACCTGCAAACCGGAAGCAACTACTTGCAGGCAACCCTTGTTTATCTATTCAGAAATCTTGATTTTAGAACCAAAGAGTTTTATCAACAACTATTTTCAACGCCACGTAATAGTCAGAAAGCCATGAGTACGTATGATTATCTCATAGAAGAAGGTCGTAAAGAGGGCCGGTTGGAAGTTGTGGTTGCTTTTCTCAAAATGGCTTACCAGCAGGGCATCGACATAACGAAGTTCCTGAATCAGGACTACGGCTTGCCAAAAGAACAGGTACAGGTAGTTGTTGACAAGATTAAAAAAGGACAATTATAG
- a CDS encoding FeoB-associated Cys-rich membrane protein, giving the protein MQQLIIFLAFLAALVYLGNRAYRSFVKKEAGCGKNCGCTTDTKLRHL; this is encoded by the coding sequence ATGCAGCAGCTCATTATTTTTCTCGCTTTCCTGGCCGCGCTGGTTTACTTAGGCAACCGGGCCTATCGCAGCTTTGTCAAAAAAGAAGCGGGCTGCGGCAAAAATTGTGGCTGTACAACCGATACCAAACTGCGGCACTTATGA
- a CDS encoding Txe/YoeB family addiction module toxin: MRRPVFTPEAWEEFTEWTRIDLKIVKKIIDLIDDATETPFSGIGKPEPLKYNLRGCWSRRITQEHRLVYEVTDEHIIVLACKYHY; encoded by the coding sequence ATGCGTAGGCCAGTTTTTACGCCCGAAGCCTGGGAAGAGTTCACTGAATGGACCCGGATTGACCTTAAAATCGTGAAGAAAATTATTGACTTAATAGACGATGCTACAGAAACGCCATTTAGCGGTATAGGTAAGCCTGAACCGCTAAAATACAACCTGCGCGGTTGCTGGTCGAGGAGAATTACACAGGAGCATCGATTAGTTTATGAAGTCACAGACGAGCACATTATTGTACTGGCCTGCAAATACCATTATTAA